From Solanum lycopersicum chromosome 8, SLM_r2.1, the proteins below share one genomic window:
- the LOC101264348 gene encoding UDP-glycosyltransferase 74G1 produces the protein MTTHKAHCLILPYPVQGHINPMLQFSKRLRSKRVKITIALTKSFLKNMKELPTSMSIEAISDGYDDGGRDQAGTFVAYITRFKEIGSDTLSQLIQKLAISGCPVNCIVYDPFLPWAVEVAKQFGLISAAFFTQNCVVDNLYYHVHKGVIKLPPTQNDEEILIPGFPNSIDASDVPSFVISPEAERIVEMLANQFSNLDKVDCVLINSFYELEKEVIDWMSKIYPIKTIGPTIPSMYLDKRLHDDKEYGLSMFKPMTNECLNWLNHQPISSVLYVSFGSLAKLGSEQMEELAWGLKNSNKSFLWVVRSTEEPKLPNNFIEELTSEKGLVVSWCPQLQVLEHESIGCFLTHCGWNSTLEAISLGVPMVAMPQWSDQPTNAKLVKDVWEIGVRAKQDEKGIVRREVIEECIKLVMEEDKGKLIRENAKKWKEIARNVVDEGGSSDKNIEEFVSKLVTIS, from the exons ATGACTACTCACAAAGCTCATTGCTTGATCTTGCCATATCCAGTCCAAGGTCATATCAACCCAATGCTTCAATTCTCCAAACGTTTACGATCCAAACGCGTTAAAATCACTATAGCACTCacaaaatcctttttgaaaaACATGAAGGAATTGCCAACTTCTATGTCAATTGAGGCCATATCTGATGGCTATGATGATGGTGGTCGCGATCAAGCAGGAACTTTCGTGGCCTATATTACACGATTCAAAGAAATTGGTTCGGATACTCTGTCTCAACTTATTCAAAAATTGGCAATTAGTGGATGTCCTGTAAATTGCATAGTATATGATCCATTCCTCCCTTGGGCTGTTGAAGTTGCAAAACAATTTGGATTAATTAGTGCTGCATTTTTCACACAAAATTGTGTAGTGGATAATCTTTATTACCATGTACATAAAGGGGTGATAAAACTTCCACCTACTCAAAATGACGAAGAAATATTAATTCCTGGATTTCCAAATTCGATCGATGCATCAGATGTACCTTCTTTTGTTATTAGTCCTGAAGCAGAAAggatagttgaaatgttagcAAATCAATTCTCAAATCTTGACAAAGTTGATTGTGTTCTAATCAATAGCTTCTATGAGTTGGAGAAAGAG GTAATTGATTGGATGTCGAAGATATATCCAATAAAGACAATTGGACCAACAATACCATCAATGTACTTAGACAAGAGACTACATGATGATAAAGAGTATGGTCTTAGTATGTTCAAGCCAATGACAAATGAATGCCTAAATTGGTTAAACCATCAACCAATTAGCTCAGTGTTGTATGTATCATTTGGAAGTTTAGCCAAACTAGGAAGTGAGCAAATGGAAGAATTGGCATGGGGTTTGAAGAATAGCAACAAGAGCTTCTTGTGGGTTGTTAGGTCTACTGAAGAGCCCAAACTCCCCAACAACTTTATTGAGGAATTAACAAGTGAAAAAGGCTTAGTGGTGTCATGGTGTCCACAATTACAAGTGTTGGAACATGAGTCGATAGGGTGTTTTCTGACGCACTGTGGATGGAATTCGACACTGGAAGCGATTAGTTTGGGAGTGCCAATGGTGGCAATGCCACAATGGTCAGATCAACCAACAAATGCAAAGCTTGTGAAAGATGTTTGGGAAATAGGTGTTAGAGCCAAACAAGATGAAAAAGGGATAGTTAGAAGAGAAGTTATAGAAGAATGTATAAAACTAGTGATGGAAGAAGATAAAGGAAAATTAATTAGAGAAAATGCAAAGAAATGGAAGGAAATAGCTAGAAATGTTGTGGATGAAGGAGGAAGTTcagataaaaatattgaagagtTTGTTTCCAAGTTGGTTACTATTTCCTAA
- the WRKYIId-1 gene encoding WRKY transcription factor IId-1 (The RefSeq protein has 1 substitution compared to this genomic sequence), whose protein sequence is MAVDLLNYSNLNEQLALQEAATAGLKSMDNLIRFVSFQQQQNQTVQPDCREITDYTVSNFRKVITILNRTGHARFRRSPVQVTDDSSTALTLSPLTNPAEETVPAVKVPVEKYQSKALTLDFTKRKVGKSIGCEAVPVASSTTSSSFMSTITGEGSVSNGKVFSSMSLPPRPPVSSGKPPIAGKRCRDHELSDEFSGRTSSSGKCQCKKRKSRVKKVIRVPAISSKTADIPADEYSWRKYGQKPIKGSPYPRGYYRCSSVRGCPARKHVERATDDPGMLVVTYGGEHRHVQTTISGNVTGAGAGSSGERMMAFELTGQKNGERLGLEI, encoded by the exons ATGGCTGTAGATTTGTTAAATTATTCGAATTTGAATGAACAATTAGCTTTACAAGAAGCTGCTACAGccggtttaaaatctatggatAATTTAATCCGGTTCGTTTCATTTCAACAACAGCAAAATCAAACGGTTCAGCCGGATTGTAGAGAGATAACTGATTATACTGTTTCGAATTTTAGAAAGGTTATTACTATTTTGAACCGGACCGGTCATGCCCGGTTTAGACGTAGTCCGGTTCAGGTTACTGATGATTCGTCTACGGCTTTAACTCTATCGCCGTTGACAAATCCGGCGGAGGAAACTGTACCGGCGGTGAAAGTACCGGTTGAGAAGTATCAATCGAAGGCGTTGACTTTAGATTTTACGAAACGGAAAGTTGGTAAATCTATTGGATGTGAAGCTGTTCCGGTAGCGAGTTCGACGACGTCGTCGTCGTTTATGTCGACGATTACAGGTGAAGGAAGTGTTTCGAATGGTAAAGTGTTTTCGTCGATGAGTTTACCTCCTCGTCCGCCTGTTTCCTCCGGGAAGCCGCCAATCGCCGGGAAAAGATGTCGTGATCATGAGCTGTCTGATGAATTTTCCGGTAGAACTTCTAGCTCCGGGAAGTGTCAGTGCAAAAAGAG GAAATCTCGAGTAAAAAAAGTGATCAGAGTTCCGGCGATCAGTTCAAAAACTGCTGGTATTCCGGCAGATGAATACTCATGGAGAAAGTACGGTCAAAAGCCGATCAAAGGTTCACCATACCCAAG GGGATATTACCGATGTAGTAGTGTTAGAGGCTGTCCGGCGAGAAAGCACGTAGAAAGAGCCACCGATGATCCTGGAATGCTTGTTGTGACTTACGGCGGAGAGCATCGTCATGTTCAAACCACGATCTCCGGCAACGTCACCGGCGCTGGAGCTGGAAGTTCCGGCGAGAGAATGATGGCTTTTGAGTTAACAGGACAGAAAAATGGAGAAAGATTAGGGTTAGAGATTTAG
- the gtsatom gene encoding UDP-xylose phenolic glycosyltransferase, which produces MNTHKAHCLILPFPGQGHINPMLQFSKRLQSKRVKITIALTKSCLKTMQELSTSVSIEAISDGYDDGGFHQAENFVAYITRFKEVGSDTLSQLIKKLENSDCPVNCIVYDPFIPWAVEVAKQFGLISAAFFTQNCVVDNLYYHVHKGVIKLPPTQNDEEILIPGFPNSIDASDVPSFVISPEAERIVEMLANQFSNLDKVDCVLINSFYELEKEVIEWMSKIYPIKTIGPTIPSMYLDKRLHDDKEYGLSVFKPMTNECLNWLNHQPISSVVYVSFGSITKLGDEQMEELAWGLKNSNKSFLWVVRSTEEPKLPNNFIEELTSEKGLVVSWCPQLQVLEHESTGCFLTHCGWNSTLEAISLGVPMVAMPQWSDQPTNAKLVKDVWEIGVRAKQDEKGVVRREVIEECIKLVMEEDKGKLIRENAKKWKEIARNVVNEGGSSDKNIEEFVSKLVTIS; this is translated from the exons atgaatactCACAAAGCTCATTGCTTAATTTTGCCATTTCCAGGCCAAGGTCATATCAACCCAATGCTTCAATTCTCCAAACGTTTACAATCCAAACGCGTTAAAATCACTATAGCACTCACAAAATCCTGTTTGAAAACAATGCAAGAATTGTCAACTTCAGTATCAATCGAGGCGATTTCTGATGGCTACGATGATGGTGGTTTCCATCAAGCAGAAAATTTCGTAGCCTACATAACACGATTCAAAGAAGTTGGTTCGGATACTCTGTCTCAGCTTattaaaaaattggaaaatagtGATTGTCCTGTAAATTGCATAGTATATGATCCATTCATTCCTTGGGCTGTTGAAGTTGCAAAACAATTTGGATTAATTAGTGCTGCATTTTTCACACAAAATTGTGTAGTGGATAATCTTTATTACCATGTACATAAAGGGGTGATAAAACTTCCACCTACTCAAAATGACGAAGAAATATTAATTCCTGGATTTCCAAATTCGATCGATGCATCAGATGTACCTTCTTTTGTTATTAGTCCTGAAGCAGAAAggatagttgaaatgttagcAAATCAATTCTCAAATCTTGACAAAGTTGATTGTGTTCTAATCAATAGCTTCTATGAGTTGGAGAAAGAG GTAATTGAATGGATGTCAAAGATATATCCAATAAAGACAATTGGACCAACAATACCATCAATGTACTTAGACAAGAGACTACATGATGATAAAGAGTATGGTCTTAGTGTCTTCAAGCCAATGACAAATGAATGTCTAAATTGGTTAAACCATCAACCAATTAGCTCAGTGGTGTATGTATCATTTGGAAGTATAACCAAATTAGGAGATGAGCAAATGGAAGAATTGGCATGGGGTTTGAAGAATAGCAACAAGAGCTTCTTGTGGGTTGTTAGGTCTACTGAAGAGCCCAAACTTCCCAACAACTTTATTGAGGAATTAACAAGTGAAAAAGGCTTAGTGGTGTCATGGTGTCCACAATTACAAGTGTTGGAACATGAATCGACAGGTTGTTTTCTGACGCACTGTGGATGGAATTCAACTCTGGAAGCGATTAGTTTGGGAGTGCCAATGGTGGCAATGCCACAATGGTCTGATCAACCAACAAATGCAAAGCTTGTGAAAGATGTTTGGGAAATAGGTGTTAGAGCCAAACAAGATGAAAAAGGGGTAGTTAGAAGAGAAGTTATAGAAGAATGTATAAAGCTAGTGATGGAAGAAGATAAAGGAAAACTAATTAGAGAAAATGCAAAGAAATGGAAGGAAATAGCTAGAAATGTTGTGAATGAAGGAGGAAGTTCAGATAAAAACATTGAAGAATTTGTTTCCAAGTTGGTTACTATTTCctaa